The following coding sequences lie in one Liolophura sinensis isolate JHLJ2023 chromosome 4, CUHK_Ljap_v2, whole genome shotgun sequence genomic window:
- the LOC135464833 gene encoding uncharacterized protein F54H12.2-like, which produces MLYVKAKILNGDGTAVAADKKVAPTNLWIQSMWRQVDVSLNDKLITPSTNMYPYRAYLETLLSYGKEAKKSQLSAALWYADNPGKFDTMTDTNAGFVDRLNCTAESRSVDMLGRLHCDMFLQHRHLLNNVTVRIRLTPAKDSFALMSDEAAPGYKTRLEEVLIFVRKVKITSGVQLGHLKALAKAPAKYPIRRVLTKYFSVPRGHTLINEQNLFLGSLPTRLVVGCVSNKAFDGDYTKNPFRFRHYYTNFVALYVGGRQIPTKPLTPDFENENFIRTYMNLFTHTGKAFHDEGNNIKRTTFAEGHTLFCFDLTPSLHDDHQLNLVQKGDLRLEMRFAKPLPETINVVCYAEFSNIIEIDQSRKRAL; this is translated from the coding sequence atgcTGTACGTGAAGGCAAAAATCCTCAACGGGGACGGGACGGCTGTGGCGGCTGACAAGAAGGTGGCTCCGACTAACCTGTGGATACAATCCATGTGGCGACAGGTagacgtctccctgaacgatAAACTCATCACGccgtccaccaacatgtacccatacCGGGCTTACTTGGAGACATTGTTGTCTTACGGTAAAGAGGCTAAAAAGAGCCAGCTGTCTGCTGCCTTGTGGTATGCGGACAACCCAGGAAAGTTTGACACGATGACTGACACCAACGCCGGGTTTGTCGATCGGCTGAACTGCACGGCTGAaagtcggtcggttgacatgctgggtcGCCTGCATTGTGACATGTTCCTGCAACACCGACACCTGCTCAACAACGTCACGGTCCGCATCCGTCTCACCCCGGCTAAGGATTCGTTTGCTTTGATGTCCGATGAAGCCGCTCCCGGCTACAAGACTCGCTTGGAGGAGGTCTTGATCTTTGTGCGCaaagtgaaaatcaccagcggtgtgcaactggggcatttgaaagcCTTGGCCAAAGCTCCTGCCAAGTACCCAATCCGccgcgtgctgaccaagtatttctctgtCCCCAGAGGTCACACCctcatcaatgaacaaaacctatttctgggcagcttaccgacacgtttagtggtgggGTGTGTGAGCAACAAGGCTTTTGACGGGGACTACACTAAAAACCCGTTTCGTTTCCGACACTActacacaaacttcgtcgccttgTACGTTGGCGGTCGTCAGATTCCAACCAAGCCCCTGACACCCGACTTTGAGAACGAGAATTTCATCCgcacgtacatgaacctctttacccacACGGGGAAAGCGTTCCACGACGAGGGAAACAATATCAAGCGCACCACATTCGCCGAAGGTcacacgctgttttgtttcgacttgacccctAGCCTCCACGATGAccaccaactgaacctggtacaaaaaggggatttgcgcctggagatgcggtttgccaaaccactgccggaaaccattaacgtggtgtgctacgctgaattcagcaatatcatagaaatagaccaAAGCCGAaaacgtgctctgtga